A region from the Achromobacter seleniivolatilans genome encodes:
- a CDS encoding NAD(P)-binding domain-containing protein, with product MSLRISVVGMGRTGTWAAQRLLEAEPDIALTVYDIEPDRCEDFRGTATLATSAREALAESDTIVLALPREREIDRTLERFSDGEVTASVAGKLIVDLEPPPAERASQLDQAIVSAGGRYTSASRLLAQNATALESRLLKALLRPV from the coding sequence ATGAGCTTGCGCATCAGCGTCGTCGGCATGGGCCGAACCGGCACCTGGGCCGCCCAGCGTTTGCTGGAAGCCGAACCGGATATTGCATTGACCGTTTATGACATCGAACCGGACCGGTGCGAAGATTTTCGCGGAACCGCCACGCTGGCTACCTCTGCCCGCGAGGCTCTGGCTGAGTCGGACACCATCGTGCTGGCCCTGCCCCGGGAACGGGAAATTGACCGCACCCTGGAACGGTTTAGCGACGGCGAAGTGACCGCTTCCGTGGCCGGCAAGCTGATCGTGGACCTGGAACCGCCCCCCGCCGAGCGCGCGAGCCAGCTGGACCAGGCGATCGTCAGCGCGGGCGGGCGCTACACCAGCGCATCGCGGTTGTTGGCGCAGAATGCCACCGCTCTGGAGTCACGACTGCTGAAAGCCTTGCTCCGGCCCGTTTGA
- a CDS encoding phosphatase PAP2 family protein, protein MTDVYAAWAAAHALQLLVALPLLSGGAALLILQGYVRASRRGRAVIFGAGFGVALLMFLALAAAVGQQGAVVAFDSALAGALSLSMDSSLLWLLSWFTYLGDRNLLTVLAVAMTLYLLWHRLWRLAAFCAIATGVGGALNWLFKHTFERVRPDHDHGFANALGWSFPSGHASAAMAVYGTACYLAWRLAPQTWRWPCVAISAALIMAIGLSRILLQVHFASDVAAGFAISLAWLALCVAVVEHGRASNGPEQGFQQS, encoded by the coding sequence ATGACCGATGTCTACGCGGCATGGGCTGCGGCCCATGCCCTTCAATTGCTGGTCGCGCTACCCCTGTTGTCCGGCGGGGCGGCGTTGTTGATATTGCAAGGCTATGTCCGCGCGTCCCGGCGCGGCCGTGCCGTTATCTTCGGCGCCGGATTCGGTGTTGCTCTGCTGATGTTTCTGGCGTTGGCGGCAGCGGTGGGGCAGCAGGGCGCTGTCGTGGCTTTTGATAGTGCGCTGGCCGGCGCGTTGAGCCTATCTATGGATAGCTCGCTATTGTGGCTGCTGTCGTGGTTCACCTACCTGGGGGATCGCAACTTGCTGACGGTGCTCGCTGTCGCGATGACGCTTTATCTGCTGTGGCATCGTCTGTGGCGGCTGGCAGCGTTTTGCGCGATAGCGACAGGGGTTGGCGGCGCGCTGAATTGGCTGTTCAAACATACTTTTGAGCGCGTCCGGCCAGACCACGACCACGGCTTCGCCAACGCGCTTGGCTGGAGTTTTCCCAGCGGGCACGCCTCGGCCGCGATGGCGGTCTATGGCACAGCCTGCTACCTGGCGTGGCGGCTTGCGCCGCAGACCTGGCGCTGGCCCTGCGTGGCAATCAGCGCCGCCTTGATCATGGCGATAGGACTCAGCCGCATCCTGCTGCAAGTGCATTTCGCCAGTGACGTGGCGGCGGGTTTTGCCATCAGCCTGGCATGGCTGGCGCTTTGCGTGGCCGTGGTTGAACACGGCCGGGCGTCAAACGGGCCGGAGCAAGGCTTTCAGCAGTCGTGA